One part of the Hydra vulgaris chromosome 01, alternate assembly HydraT2T_AEP genome encodes these proteins:
- the LOC100192274 gene encoding dickkopf-like protein Dlp-2 isoform X1, whose amino-acid sequence MKFLAVLLIVAAFVAFSEAKSCKTDAECENGCCVNFLLTKQCNSYVKEGALCGFRDRFTCGCEPGLECVKVRGTLTGMIRKCVDHSGSGSLY is encoded by the exons ATGAAATTTTTAGCAGTCCTTTTAATTGTAGCTGCATTCGTTGCATTTAGTGAAGCCaag tcTTGCAAAACGGATGCAGAATGCGAAAATGGTTGCTGTGTAAATTTCTTACTTACTAAGCAATGCAATAGCTATGTTAAAGAAGGTGCACTATGTGGTTTTCGt gACAGATTTACATGCGGTTGTGAACCAGGACTCGAATGTGTAAAAGTACGAGGAACTTTAACCGGGATGATCAGAAAATGCGTTGACCATTCAGGAAGTGGATCTTtgtattaa